Within the Clostridium scatologenes genome, the region CCTGATGCCATAGATATGATAGCAAGTGTTGATGCATTTACAGGTGCACTAATTGATTTATCTTATAATGAAGTGTTGCAGGAGGATTATCCAGAAAATTTCTCTTATCTTTACAGAATTGCTGGTGGCAATGTAAATTTGCCAAATGCATTTTATAAATCTCTAACATCGAAATCACCTAAAGAATATAAAATACCTCAGAATGAACTGGGAAATGTGACTTGGAAAAAAGGTAGTCAAGTATGGGGAATATATAAAGCTGAAAATGAAAAAAATGTTGTATTGAGATACAAAGGTAATAATATTAAAGGAGAAGCTACAGAAGCATTTGATTATGTTATTTGTGCAATTCCATTTACAACACTTTCAACCATGGATATTTCACCTTTCTTTAGTAATAGAAAAATGCAAGCAATAAGGGAAATAAACTATGTAGATGGGCATAGAGCTCTGCTGTTGTGTAAAAAGCGTTTTTGGGAAGAAGATGCGGATTATGGAAGGATTGTAGGAGGTGTAAGTAATACGGATTTATCTATAACAAATATATTATATCCTTCAGATCATGCTTTAACTGGAGCTAATCCAAATGAACCAGGGGTATTAATAGGTTCATACAATTTAAACAAGTATGCTACACATATAGGAGCTATAAAGGGAGAGGCTCACATACAGCAAGTTGAAAGGCAGGTTGAGCAAGTTCATGGTCTTCCTAGAAATTATCTGAATTCCATAGTAATGAAGTCAAAATTTATTCATTGGAATGAAGAGGAATGGTTTAGGGGAGCTGTAGCATTTTTTACACCAGAACAAAAAAGAATTTTTTCATATAATATTTTGAAACCAGAGTATGATAATAGGGTATTCTTTGCAGGAGAACATGCATCTGCAACCCATGGTTGGATGCAAGGAGCTCTATACACTGGAAAATTGGCTGCCAATAGTTTAGCTCGCAGTGTCAAGGCTGAAGGAAAAATGTAAGAGCATATATTTAAATCAAATCTCGCATATGCAAAACTTTAATTTAATATAAAAAGCATATTACGACGCAAAGGTGCAGTGGAAGTTTGGATTTTAACTTTTACTCCGTGATATATGATAAGTGTTTCATCACGGCTAAATGTTTTAATTATTCTAAAGCTTGAAGATTTGGAAAACCTAAGAACTTTGTCAAACTCGGTTTCCTCAGACAGGACTAAAGTTCTAAGGCTTTCCAAATCCTCAATCTAAGAATAATATTAAAACAATTTAGCTAATGTGATGAAACACTTATCATATATCACTGCATAAAAGTTAAAATTCAAACTAGTAACTTCAAGTGTACGCACGTAATTAAATTGTTATAAACCGATTTAGTATTTGAAAGTTATATTTAACCATAACATTTATAACACTTAAAGCCAAGGCGGAGCCTGATGTTAGGGTAATACATTTAGATTAAAAAGCAATTGCTTTCTATTCTGTTGAAATGTCTTAAAAGAGAATTATTATTTATGTGATTGAAAAACATAATGCTAAAACATATAAGTATTTCAAGTGCATTTAATAATCAACTAACTTAATACTTTTTCAGGCTGCGCCATAGGATATTATTAAAATAACTGAAATATAAATAAACTAAATAATAAGTATTATGAAAGCTACGCTTTTTATTTAGAGTAATATATACACGTAATGCACTAAGAAGTAACTTTCAACTGTATGGAGACTGATATATGCTGTGAAGTGAGTTTTCCTTCACAGCATATATCAGTCGGAATACAGTTAAAAGTTACTTCGCTTACAAACACGCTTGTGTCGCATAATGCTTAAACTGCTAAAGTTAAGTCTTTAATGAAGGT harbors:
- a CDS encoding flavin monoamine oxidase family protein translates to MEAYRADIQPSNPSNEQRYALLKNALRKSGRLIDFNNIIKLLSPPPDVLNYAYPGEFKKIKVGIIGGGLAGMSSAFELRKLGFDITVFDALEDRVGGRVYTYYFDEDKKFYGELGPLRIPVSHESTWHYINLFGLDTQPFIQNNPNDFVYVQETRARNNPRSIEEKIYPKYNLTRREKNTAWPRLYEYAVHFFMNNLRPEVRAEILKILPLYSPSYNTLLNISIRQNFEMLGLSPDAIDMIASVDAFTGALIDLSYNEVLQEDYPENFSYLYRIAGGNVNLPNAFYKSLTSKSPKEYKIPQNELGNVTWKKGSQVWGIYKAENEKNVVLRYKGNNIKGEATEAFDYVICAIPFTTLSTMDISPFFSNRKMQAIREINYVDGHRALLLCKKRFWEEDADYGRIVGGVSNTDLSITNILYPSDHALTGANPNEPGVLIGSYNLNKYATHIGAIKGEAHIQQVERQVEQVHGLPRNYLNSIVMKSKFIHWNEEEWFRGAVAFFTPEQKRIFSYNILKPEYDNRVFFAGEHASATHGWMQGALYTGKLAANSLARSVKAEGKM